A stretch of Paenibacillus peoriae DNA encodes these proteins:
- a CDS encoding CD1375 family protein, whose protein sequence is MNEQIKKAFATTLVHLILAGRREIEDVPVALRDLVKADLGITEPSQATPAATQAVEQPTEHEA, encoded by the coding sequence ATGAATGAACAGATTAAAAAAGCTTTTGCAACTACACTTGTACATCTTATCCTTGCAGGCCGTCGTGAAATTGAGGACGTGCCAGTAGCATTGCGAGACTTGGTTAAAGCTGACTTGGGCATTACTGAGCCTTCACAGGCAACTCCGGCAGCTACACAAGCGGTAGAACAACCAACAGAACATGAAGCGTAA
- a CDS encoding putative phage tail protein — protein MIPLRYREMLPPHMYEIDMAERHFGVMELVVDDREKSIDDLGNQFVLKTATWSLPIWEWIYFRQEQIGTLEQRRDAIRRKRWAKRPFTLPTLRLIGNKYGNLLDVQEDFLVKQIRFVYSVESDLDIKSLMEDFEYIRPVHINKALPSFNIAFHHTFQIRSRVRLRSRVRFFGGQPWYLDGVKLLDGIASLSGWTGERQRYRERLELKVRHPIENRQEGNVKVRQNYWLLNGSVMLDGSRTLSSTETIMEV, from the coding sequence ATGATACCTCTGCGCTATCGGGAAATGCTGCCGCCGCACATGTATGAGATCGACATGGCAGAGCGGCATTTTGGTGTTATGGAGCTGGTGGTGGATGACCGAGAAAAGTCGATTGACGATCTTGGAAATCAATTTGTTTTGAAGACCGCTACCTGGTCATTACCCATTTGGGAATGGATATATTTCCGACAGGAGCAGATTGGGACACTGGAGCAGCGCCGTGACGCAATACGTCGCAAACGTTGGGCCAAGCGGCCATTTACGCTGCCTACGTTACGGCTGATCGGCAACAAGTATGGCAATCTGTTGGACGTACAAGAGGATTTTCTCGTTAAGCAAATTCGTTTTGTTTACTCAGTCGAATCGGATTTGGATATTAAAAGCCTGATGGAAGACTTTGAGTACATTCGACCTGTCCACATCAATAAGGCTTTGCCTTCATTTAACATTGCATTTCATCATACGTTCCAAATCCGTTCCCGTGTCCGTTTACGTTCCAGAGTGCGATTTTTCGGTGGGCAGCCTTGGTATCTGGATGGTGTGAAGCTATTAGATGGAATTGCTTCTTTGTCCGGATGGACCGGGGAGCGCCAGCGATACCGGGAAAGGTTGGAGTTGAAGGTTCGGCATCCAATAGAAAATCGACAGGAAGGCAATGTAAAGGTCCGGCAGAATTATTGGTTGCTGAATGGTAGCGTTATGCTGGATGGTAGTCGGACATTAAGTTCGACGGAAACGATCATGGAAGTTTAG
- a CDS encoding DUF2634 domain-containing protein has product MVDEESLFPDLDLSTLDEVELTETVASGTKWTYVIDYRTRQMVTTDDGRPKKTATYAEYLVQTALKILNTERFQYVVYDADIGVERSEWANWEDVEIKRDIEEALTAHTEISQAEVLSMERESQNMYLKIKLTGLAGEAELEEAIEL; this is encoded by the coding sequence ATGGTTGACGAGGAAAGCTTATTTCCTGATTTGGACCTTTCAACTTTAGACGAGGTGGAGCTGACCGAAACCGTAGCGTCTGGAACCAAATGGACGTATGTGATCGACTATCGCACGCGGCAGATGGTCACCACAGATGATGGACGTCCCAAGAAGACAGCCACCTATGCTGAATATTTAGTGCAGACAGCGCTCAAAATCCTCAATACAGAGCGATTTCAATATGTGGTGTATGACGCTGATATCGGTGTCGAACGATCTGAATGGGCCAATTGGGAGGACGTTGAAATAAAACGCGACATTGAGGAAGCTTTGACAGCTCATACGGAAATCTCTCAAGCAGAGGTGCTGTCTATGGAACGGGAGAGCCAGAACATGTACTTGAAAATTAAATTAACCGGGCTGGCCGGAGAAGCAGAGCTGGAGGAGGCGATTGAACTGTGA
- a CDS encoding baseplate J/gp47 family protein — translation MNVKLTDLPALPPMAILEETPEEVYRRWVNRAITLAQEKGLPPPPTDPGEYFYDLWYPIAMEYSEQQELLTYAFLQGFPIWADGEFLDGHGWSDGMPRKAGEDDDTYRLRILDRAFTEEGNGRRKDYEAWAKELEGVGGAVAVEKARNDVSIDLYLTDLQGKPVTEDFAAKVKADMWETKRIGGHDLEVYPAPVFTLRVEAKLITSLPLTELVEPIRQRIADYALGRTKLFFNYVGAALLVKGVEDYENLTLNGTTKDVEVPVTSVLQIEVNLT, via the coding sequence GTGAATGTGAAATTAACGGATCTGCCGGCACTGCCACCGATGGCAATTTTGGAGGAAACCCCCGAGGAAGTCTACCGCCGATGGGTTAACCGTGCGATTACACTGGCACAGGAAAAAGGCTTGCCCCCGCCTCCTACTGATCCGGGAGAATATTTCTATGATCTGTGGTACCCGATAGCTATGGAATATTCCGAACAGCAGGAACTGTTAACGTATGCTTTCCTTCAGGGCTTCCCCATTTGGGCAGATGGCGAGTTTCTGGATGGCCATGGCTGGTCGGACGGAATGCCACGTAAAGCGGGCGAGGACGATGATACGTACCGATTGCGAATACTTGATCGTGCGTTTACTGAGGAAGGCAATGGACGTCGTAAGGACTATGAGGCATGGGCGAAGGAACTGGAGGGTGTCGGTGGTGCTGTGGCTGTTGAGAAGGCTCGTAATGATGTATCCATAGACTTGTATCTGACTGATCTACAGGGTAAACCAGTCACAGAAGATTTTGCTGCTAAGGTTAAGGCGGATATGTGGGAAACCAAGCGGATTGGTGGCCACGATCTTGAAGTGTATCCTGCCCCAGTGTTTACGCTTCGTGTGGAGGCGAAATTAATTACATCCCTCCCGCTTACTGAACTGGTCGAACCAATCAGACAGCGTATTGCTGATTATGCCCTTGGTCGTACAAAGCTTTTCTTTAATTACGTCGGTGCAGCTTTGTTGGTCAAAGGCGTAGAGGATTATGAAAATCTCACCCTTAATGGAACGACTAAAGATGTTGAGGTTCCAGTGACGTCCGTATTACAGATTGAGGTGAACCTGACATGA
- a CDS encoding phage holin family protein — protein sequence MSQIKMFGSTVWTAIVGTSEKEAAAGGVTALTGLIVTFLGGWDKPLQVLLIAMLLDYASGVIAAFKNKKMDSDVMFWGGIRKVTVLMVVGLSAQMDDWLQPGAPLFRTAAIYFYAGREGLSLAENLGAMGIPLPFKLKSFLKQLNEKGDGQDGTTDAGTDTKKVS from the coding sequence GTGAGCCAAATAAAAATGTTTGGCAGCACCGTATGGACCGCAATCGTTGGGACATCGGAAAAGGAGGCGGCGGCAGGGGGAGTGACGGCGCTGACTGGTCTGATTGTTACATTTTTGGGTGGGTGGGACAAGCCGCTTCAGGTGCTGCTTATAGCAATGTTGCTGGATTATGCTTCTGGCGTAATCGCTGCTTTTAAAAATAAAAAGATGGACAGCGACGTGATGTTTTGGGGAGGTATTCGCAAAGTTACTGTGTTGATGGTGGTTGGATTATCTGCGCAAATGGATGATTGGTTACAACCAGGAGCTCCCCTCTTTAGGACAGCAGCCATTTACTTTTACGCTGGACGTGAAGGATTATCACTAGCTGAAAACTTGGGGGCAATGGGCATCCCGCTTCCGTTCAAGCTAAAAAGTTTCTTGAAGCAGCTTAACGAGAAAGGAGATGGACAGGATGGTACAACTGACGCTGGAACAGATACAAAAAAAGTCTCTTAA
- a CDS encoding phage tail protein, whose protein sequence is MAIKEPRKFVTTDQGHADVLNIPITTLYENDQALDEAIKNIKVDEATTTVKGIVRLSADYKSTSSVTVPISKALSDLYGISFVDRGKPFSVDWNFITLPGTHRIDVATLNPTSDHSPPGANPKGVLFVGSVKVEEDIVIVHLYVDETGGIYKRIRTAAGVWVPWDGLASKNHTHSASDLPSASTQARGIVQINTSVSSTATDQAAAPIAVKTANDRANEAYNLAQQSLTQAVDLKNKIVGAINGKFGGASSDMSSDQIAAVITNAPVKRFASGNFNGQSATSPGMASGVSLTLSASGLGFTPKGVFFRIELRDTSNKVYLGGTVYDERSFGRQGLTDGGFNNYVNAPWLTPQSGGFTIDVASGSLRTGGGGSQAVLKAYEWFAYE, encoded by the coding sequence ATGGCAATTAAAGAGCCGAGAAAGTTTGTTACTACGGATCAGGGTCATGCAGATGTACTCAACATCCCGATAACTACGCTTTATGAAAACGATCAGGCTTTGGACGAGGCAATTAAAAATATAAAGGTAGATGAAGCAACCACTACAGTTAAGGGTATAGTCCGACTCAGTGCAGATTATAAGTCTACTTCTTCCGTGACTGTACCGATTAGCAAGGCTCTTTCTGACTTGTACGGTATATCGTTTGTCGATAGAGGGAAGCCTTTCTCAGTCGATTGGAATTTCATCACCCTACCTGGAACTCACAGGATTGATGTTGCAACTTTAAACCCTACTTCGGACCACAGTCCGCCAGGGGCAAATCCTAAAGGCGTTCTTTTTGTAGGATCGGTCAAAGTGGAAGAGGATATAGTAATCGTCCACCTCTATGTAGATGAAACTGGTGGGATATACAAACGGATTAGAACAGCCGCTGGAGTTTGGGTGCCTTGGGACGGACTAGCAAGCAAAAATCATACGCACTCAGCATCCGATCTGCCGTCTGCATCTACGCAAGCGAGGGGGATTGTGCAAATTAACACATCGGTAAGCAGCACAGCAACAGACCAGGCAGCTGCGCCGATTGCCGTTAAAACGGCTAATGACCGAGCCAACGAGGCATACAATTTGGCGCAACAGTCTTTAACGCAAGCCGTTGATCTTAAAAATAAAATCGTAGGCGCGATCAACGGCAAATTTGGAGGCGCCAGTTCTGATATGAGTAGCGATCAGATAGCAGCAGTAATCACAAATGCACCTGTAAAACGATTCGCAAGCGGGAACTTTAACGGTCAAAGCGCCACATCTCCGGGTATGGCTAGTGGCGTTTCGTTAACACTATCAGCATCTGGTTTAGGTTTTACTCCTAAGGGGGTGTTTTTTAGAATTGAACTGCGCGACACTTCTAATAAAGTTTATTTAGGAGGAACAGTATACGATGAAAGGTCTTTCGGAAGACAAGGGCTGACAGATGGTGGATTCAATAATTACGTTAATGCCCCTTGGCTAACTCCACAAAGTGGAGGTTTTACTATAGATGTAGCAAGCGGATCTCTGCGAACTGGTGGCGGCGGTTCGCAGGCTGTACTAAAAGCTTATGAATGGTTTGCTTACGAATAG
- a CDS encoding phage tail protein, giving the protein MAEQVLTVTTAYAREQMARARAEGGTLTKVVKMAFGSGGVDADGKPLPLDGTEQALKAELLQKDISSFEFIAPATIRYVCSLAETELAGKTINELALVDSAGKLTAIRTMTNKIKDADMEFIFEIDDIY; this is encoded by the coding sequence ATGGCTGAACAAGTATTGACGGTAACAACTGCCTATGCGAGAGAGCAGATGGCCCGAGCACGGGCTGAAGGCGGTACACTGACGAAGGTGGTTAAGATGGCATTTGGCAGCGGTGGTGTGGATGCAGATGGAAAACCACTGCCGTTGGATGGTACCGAGCAGGCTTTAAAAGCGGAGCTGCTGCAAAAGGACATTTCCAGTTTTGAATTTATTGCCCCTGCAACTATTAGGTATGTATGCTCATTGGCTGAAACTGAATTGGCCGGGAAAACGATCAATGAGCTGGCGTTGGTTGATTCGGCGGGGAAGCTGACGGCTATCCGTACAATGACCAATAAAATCAAAGACGCTGACATGGAGTTCATCTTTGAGATTGACGACATCTACTGA
- a CDS encoding sce7726 family protein: MKTKDIDIRKSLHCILQKEHELEPDTLILDELVVCQGDARIDVAVVNGEMNGYEIKSESDTLSRLPSQSEYYNKVFDKVTILTASKFVEGIIDIIPEWWGITQAEKEEDGMVHFFVLREAQKNLNIDALSLAQLLWRDEAISILKERGLQKGLLSKPRQVLWRALAENLPLQELQDEVRGKLKARSRWRVH, translated from the coding sequence ATGAAAACCAAGGATATAGATATCCGTAAATCCCTTCATTGTATACTCCAAAAAGAGCATGAGCTTGAACCGGATACACTGATACTTGATGAGTTAGTTGTATGTCAAGGCGATGCACGAATTGACGTTGCTGTTGTAAATGGGGAAATGAATGGCTATGAGATAAAAAGTGAGAGTGATACATTAAGTAGACTCCCATCACAATCTGAGTACTACAATAAGGTTTTTGATAAAGTTACTATATTGACAGCTTCAAAGTTTGTTGAGGGGATTATAGATATAATTCCTGAATGGTGGGGAATAACACAAGCCGAAAAAGAAGAGGACGGAATGGTTCATTTTTTTGTATTAAGGGAGGCGCAGAAGAATTTAAACATTGATGCGCTCTCTTTAGCACAGCTCCTTTGGCGAGATGAAGCTATTTCGATACTAAAAGAAAGAGGCTTACAGAAAGGATTACTGAGCAAGCCTCGGCAAGTATTATGGAGAGCATTGGCTGAAAACTTACCATTGCAAGAACTTCAAGATGAAGTAAGAGGGAAACTTAAGGCAAGGTCACGGTGGCGAGTTCATTAA
- a CDS encoding M15 family metallopeptidase translates to MVQLTLEQIQKKSLNRLVGLNPVFKIVMEKLIERCYACGVWIVITQGLRTYAEQDALYAQGRNGDNRPRVTKARGGYSNHNFGFAADFALLLRDGRTVSWDTLKDDDKDSLPDWSEVVEEAKRLGLEWGGDWRSFKDMPHLQMVFGTTTAQFRAGKRPTQAQLNTVLYRLNKMNKEDEEMTAEEKAEFNALQKRVIALESANKLTKVPAWAEQACINAKAAGALDTANDGSYDFYRMITLLDRAGIFKTGGVA, encoded by the coding sequence ATGGTACAACTGACGCTGGAACAGATACAAAAAAAGTCTCTTAATCGGCTTGTCGGGCTGAATCCAGTTTTTAAAATTGTAATGGAAAAATTAATTGAGCGCTGCTATGCGTGTGGTGTTTGGATAGTAATTACTCAAGGACTCCGCACGTATGCGGAACAGGATGCTCTCTATGCCCAGGGACGGAATGGAGATAATCGTCCTAGAGTAACCAAAGCGCGAGGCGGTTACAGCAATCATAATTTTGGATTTGCTGCCGATTTTGCATTGTTGCTTCGGGATGGCCGTACAGTGTCCTGGGACACGCTGAAGGATGATGATAAGGATTCATTACCGGATTGGTCAGAGGTCGTTGAAGAAGCGAAGCGGCTTGGACTTGAGTGGGGAGGCGATTGGCGCAGCTTTAAAGACATGCCTCACCTGCAGATGGTCTTTGGAACCACGACAGCTCAATTTAGGGCAGGTAAGCGCCCAACTCAAGCCCAGCTTAATACTGTGTTGTACAGATTGAACAAAATGAATAAGGAGGATGAGGAAATGACAGCAGAAGAAAAGGCAGAGTTTAATGCGCTACAGAAGCGTGTGATCGCGTTGGAATCTGCAAATAAACTAACAAAGGTTCCAGCGTGGGCCGAGCAAGCCTGCATTAATGCTAAGGCTGCCGGAGCTTTGGACACAGCTAACGATGGTTCCTATGACTTTTACCGTATGATTACGTTGCTCGATCGAGCTGGAATATTTAAAACGGGAGGTGTCGCATAA
- a CDS encoding beta family protein → MLEKHYYVPVLKWKQGEQKALEELPISIKEATSPMLEVPPIDWDFENDTPKKTIDEHLQKVGETLSRSWGSDSPFFIDLYYIDSTDRLANGQHPLSFVLQETRTRGLNAIPVTSTNRDVAYQAEVRSAHQQDQNGICFRLKEEDFGDLQNNIGSLLTQLSVNPSEVDLVLDYEYVKPDERVRTMLFLTGILSSIPFLNQWRRLVLCGTSFPSDLSSIDSNSIGQIDRAEWLIWKRLIYSGSIERVPSFGDYAISNPAPFEADPRFINMSANIRYTGDDKFIIFKGRMIKRYGGNQYYQLASQVVTHPEYSGPNFSAGDQYIQNVANNTDGPGNATNWRKTGTNHHITYVVNELATVTLP, encoded by the coding sequence ATGTTAGAAAAGCACTACTATGTTCCCGTCTTAAAATGGAAGCAAGGTGAACAAAAAGCGTTGGAGGAGTTACCCATTTCTATAAAAGAAGCTACCTCTCCTATGTTAGAAGTCCCTCCAATCGATTGGGATTTTGAAAATGACACTCCGAAAAAAACAATCGATGAGCACCTCCAAAAAGTTGGAGAAACCTTGTCACGCTCTTGGGGATCAGATTCCCCCTTCTTCATTGATTTATACTATATTGACTCTACTGATCGCTTAGCAAACGGTCAGCATCCTCTTAGCTTCGTTCTTCAAGAAACCAGAACACGCGGATTAAATGCAATTCCAGTAACAAGTACTAATCGTGATGTCGCATACCAAGCCGAAGTAAGATCGGCCCATCAACAAGATCAAAATGGAATTTGTTTTCGACTAAAAGAGGAAGACTTCGGAGATTTACAGAATAATATCGGTTCTTTACTAACTCAACTGTCAGTAAATCCTTCTGAAGTAGACTTAGTTTTAGATTATGAATATGTAAAGCCAGATGAACGAGTAAGGACTATGTTATTTTTAACAGGTATCCTTAGTAGTATCCCTTTTTTAAATCAGTGGCGTAGACTCGTACTTTGCGGTACTTCATTTCCAAGTGACCTTTCATCAATAGATTCAAATTCAATCGGACAAATTGATAGAGCAGAATGGCTGATTTGGAAAAGACTCATTTATTCAGGATCAATTGAGAGAGTTCCTTCGTTTGGAGACTATGCAATTTCAAACCCAGCTCCTTTTGAAGCCGATCCAAGATTCATTAATATGAGTGCAAATATAAGATATACTGGTGACGATAAGTTTATAATTTTCAAAGGACGAATGATTAAAAGATATGGTGGAAATCAATATTATCAATTGGCCTCACAGGTTGTAACCCATCCGGAATATTCAGGTCCCAACTTCAGCGCTGGAGACCAATATATACAGAATGTAGCAAACAACACTGATGGTCCTGGTAATGCAACCAATTGGCGCAAAACAGGAACCAATCATCATATAACATACGTTGTTAATGAACTCGCCACCGTGACCTTGCCTTAA